The following coding sequences lie in one Peromyscus maniculatus bairdii isolate BWxNUB_F1_BW_parent chromosome 3, HU_Pman_BW_mat_3.1, whole genome shotgun sequence genomic window:
- the LOC102923515 gene encoding trypsin-5-like yields MNALLVLALVGAAVAFPVDDDDKIVGGYTCQENSVPYQVSLNSGYHFCGGSLINDQWVVSAAHCYKSRIQVRLGEHNINVLEGNEQFVTAAKSIRHPKFNSRTLDNDIMLIKLASPVTLNARVATVALPTSCAPAGTQCLISGWGNTLSLGVNNPDLLQCLDAPLLTQAACEASYPGKITNNMVCAGFLEGGKDSCQGDSGGPVVCNGQLQGIVSWGYGCAQKNLPGVYTKVCNYVDWIQDTIAAN; encoded by the exons ATGAATGCACTCCTGGTCCTGGCCCTTGTGGGAGCTGCTG TTGCTTTTCCTGTTGACGATGATGACAAGATCGTTGGAGGATACACTTGCCAGGAGAATTCTGTGCCCTACCAGGTGTCTCTGAACTCTGGGTACCACTTTTGTGGAGGTTCCCTCATCAATGACCAATGGGTGGTATCCGCAGCTCATTGCTATAAGAG CCGCATCCAAGTGAGACTGGGAGAGCACAACATCAATGTCCTTGAGGGCAATGAGCAGTTTGTCACTGCTGCCAAAAGCATCAGGCACCCAAAGTTCAATTCGAGGACCCTGGACAATGACATCATGCTGATCAAGCTAGCTTCCCCTGTGACCCTCAATGCCAGAGTGGCCACTGTAGCTCTGCCCACCTCCTGTGCACCTGCTGGCACTCAGTGCCTCATCTCTGGCTGGGGAAATACCCTTAGCTTAGGTG TGAATAACCCAGACCTGCTCCAGTGCCTGGATGCTCCACTGCTGACTCAGGCTGCCTGTGAAGCCTCCTACCCTGGGAAAATCACTAACAACATGGTCTGTGCTGGCTTCCTTGAGGGAGGCAAAGATTCCTGCCAG GGTGACTCTGGTGGCCCTGTGGTCTGCAATGGACAACTTCAGGGCATCGTCTCCTGGGGCTATGGCTGTGCCCAGAAGAACCTCCCTGGTGTGTACACCAAGGTCTGCAACTATGTGGACTGGATTCAGGACACAATTGCTGCCAACTAG